From Roseimicrobium gellanilyticum, a single genomic window includes:
- a CDS encoding MBL fold metallo-hydrolase, whose translation MLSLTVLGSGSSGNCAVIRTDRTRLLIDAGLSGRQIMLRLEAVGMKLEDLDGVLLTHEHCDHTAGLEILCRKHQVPLFATPLTQEALQQGTFRKASPRWKLMQTGAPFDFQDLRIECFPVPHDAADPVGFVITDEESRLGVLSDVGFVTNLIRDRLRGAHTLFVEANYDGPLLEADTKRPWATKQRISGRHGHLSNEQTAELLQALAHEDLHHVVLGHLSDDCNCPDIALKKMTAVLRSAGAMDTNVVCAKRSVPLPWMEVARRRVMHSLPAAVAPTAPVSATPEVEPFPSEVNVVAEVEDTYRAFSTSVPNAPTAPQRRKQLSHRREEQPDFWLDTGVA comes from the coding sequence ATGCTCTCTCTCACGGTTCTTGGCAGCGGCAGTTCTGGAAACTGCGCCGTCATCCGCACGGATAGAACCCGCCTGCTCATCGACGCCGGCCTGAGCGGTCGCCAAATCATGCTCCGCCTGGAGGCTGTGGGGATGAAACTGGAGGATCTGGATGGCGTGCTCCTCACGCATGAGCATTGCGACCACACCGCCGGCCTGGAAATTCTCTGCAGGAAGCATCAAGTTCCCCTGTTTGCCACCCCGCTGACTCAGGAGGCGCTTCAGCAGGGCACGTTCCGCAAGGCTTCGCCACGGTGGAAACTCATGCAAACAGGGGCTCCGTTCGACTTCCAGGACCTACGCATTGAGTGTTTCCCTGTACCTCATGATGCTGCCGACCCCGTGGGCTTTGTCATCACGGATGAGGAGTCACGTCTCGGAGTGCTGAGCGACGTGGGTTTCGTCACGAACTTGATCCGTGATCGCCTTCGCGGTGCTCACACTCTCTTCGTCGAGGCGAACTACGACGGCCCGCTTCTCGAGGCCGACACAAAGCGCCCGTGGGCCACAAAGCAACGCATCAGCGGTCGCCACGGTCATCTCTCGAACGAGCAAACGGCCGAACTGCTGCAGGCTCTGGCGCACGAAGACCTGCACCACGTGGTACTCGGCCACTTGAGCGACGACTGCAATTGCCCTGACATTGCGCTCAAGAAAATGACTGCCGTGCTACGCAGTGCGGGAGCCATGGATACCAACGTGGTCTGCGCGAAGCGCAGCGTTCCCTTGCCTTGGATGGAAGTAGCACGCCGCCGCGTCATGCATTCACTTCCCGCTGCCGTAGCTCCCACTGCTCCTGTGAGTGCGACACCTGAAGTCGAGCCGTTCCCTTCAGAAGTGAATGTGGTGGCCGAGGTGGAGGACACCTACCGGGCCTTCTCCACATCGGTTCCCAATGCTCCAACAGCACCACAGCGAAGGAAGCAGCTTTCTCATCGACGAGAAGAACAGCCTGATTTTTGGCTAGATACTGGTGTGGCTTGA
- a CDS encoding type II secretion system protein — MKYNPILRSKRLNAAGFTLIEISLVIALLLGLLAVVFLGLGSYRNGANQAQCRMVLASVQKAVRSYANMQNLLPGAVVDAANLGNGVIMTTTPVCPTGTAYTFTGTVPAVGVSYGTCGVTLPVSHALTNIQDW, encoded by the coding sequence ATGAAATACAATCCTATCCTTCGTTCCAAGCGTCTCAACGCAGCTGGCTTCACCCTCATCGAAATCAGCTTGGTCATCGCCCTCCTTCTGGGTCTCCTCGCCGTGGTGTTCCTCGGCCTTGGTTCCTACCGGAATGGCGCCAACCAAGCCCAGTGCCGTATGGTGCTTGCCTCCGTTCAAAAGGCGGTGCGCTCCTACGCCAACATGCAGAACCTGCTCCCTGGCGCGGTCGTGGATGCGGCTAACCTGGGCAACGGCGTCATCATGACGACCACTCCCGTCTGCCCCACCGGCACGGCCTACACCTTTACGGGTACGGTACCTGCCGTCGGCGTCTCCTACGGCACCTGCGGAGTCACGCTCCCCGTGTCCCACGCACTGACCAACATTCAGGACTGGTAA
- the nusG gene encoding transcription termination/antitermination protein NusG: MSESPNPQWYCVHTKPKTEHLAAAGLAAFGEVETFCPRIRFQRSTPRGKVWFTEALFPSYFFARFDLASRYRAVKHANHVIGVVGFGGTPVPIPEQTLEELRAEMQGMEVREVSHGVNVGDTVEVAEGPMRGLKGIVESMTSGENRVKILLEFLGRQSLVEVPSSKLLSSRSPRDSFTDK, encoded by the coding sequence ATGTCTGAATCACCCAACCCCCAGTGGTACTGCGTCCACACGAAGCCGAAGACCGAGCATCTGGCGGCGGCGGGGCTTGCTGCTTTTGGGGAAGTGGAGACATTTTGCCCCCGCATTCGATTTCAGCGCAGCACACCGCGGGGGAAGGTGTGGTTCACGGAGGCGCTCTTCCCGAGTTATTTCTTCGCCAGATTTGATCTTGCTTCGCGGTATCGCGCGGTAAAACACGCCAATCATGTCATTGGGGTGGTGGGTTTTGGCGGAACACCGGTACCGATACCGGAGCAAACCCTGGAGGAGCTGCGTGCTGAAATGCAGGGCATGGAAGTGCGTGAGGTCAGCCACGGCGTGAATGTGGGCGACACGGTGGAGGTGGCAGAGGGGCCCATGAGAGGCCTCAAGGGTATTGTAGAAAGTATGACCAGTGGAGAGAACCGGGTGAAAATCCTACTCGAGTTCCTTGGTCGGCAGAGCTTGGTGGAAGTACCCTCTTCCAAGCTCCTGAGCAGTCGAAGTCCGCGTGATTCGTTCACAGACAAGTAA
- a CDS encoding glycosyltransferase family 4 protein: MKLLIVDPNLSRTSPSMKGIVAALPALKAQGWEIEVWCWHADEEVKVDRIEKLPQVGKVHTLDSYAFSFWVRLRAWWKFRVQRHARPDVVYSVAWYLPSCEVCHVHFSPFDWERRQRTLGMRSMRDVFERVTNLGSLWLAKRFLHSTTAKRVLCVSEAVAGDVRKVNPKLNVQVLPNSYDAKRFHPALRGLHREALRNQLGISTQDHVFVFVSAGHYRRKGFFLAVDAVAKLRERGGQGASARLLVLGGSAQRLQALKQQLQSRHPDWDAFVTFTGMVPDVEKYLSSADGFLFPSYSEAFALVEVEAAACGLPLFLTPHHGSEMILEDGVNGRRVEFDAVRIADVLEEYVTGAWQPERGVHLKHALDGAAYAERFAAELALALPDGSRARLSSPNLRGALHAGSKEETASPHL; this comes from the coding sequence ATGAAGCTGCTCATCGTCGATCCCAACTTGAGCCGCACGAGTCCCTCCATGAAGGGCATCGTGGCCGCTCTGCCTGCGCTCAAGGCGCAGGGCTGGGAGATCGAGGTGTGGTGCTGGCACGCAGATGAGGAGGTGAAGGTGGACCGAATCGAAAAACTGCCGCAGGTGGGGAAGGTGCACACGCTGGACAGCTATGCTTTCTCCTTCTGGGTGCGCTTGCGCGCGTGGTGGAAATTTCGAGTGCAGAGGCATGCACGGCCCGATGTGGTCTACAGTGTAGCGTGGTATCTCCCTTCCTGTGAGGTGTGCCACGTGCACTTTTCGCCCTTCGATTGGGAACGGCGCCAACGCACGCTGGGCATGCGCTCGATGCGTGACGTGTTTGAGCGCGTGACGAATCTTGGAAGCCTCTGGCTCGCGAAACGATTCCTGCACAGTACGACAGCCAAGCGTGTGCTCTGTGTCTCTGAAGCGGTGGCGGGGGACGTACGGAAGGTAAATCCGAAGCTCAACGTGCAGGTGCTTCCGAACAGCTACGATGCGAAACGCTTTCACCCTGCACTCCGGGGGTTGCATCGTGAGGCCCTGAGAAACCAACTCGGCATCTCCACGCAGGATCATGTGTTCGTGTTTGTGAGCGCGGGGCATTATCGACGCAAGGGATTCTTCCTCGCCGTGGATGCGGTAGCCAAGCTTCGTGAAAGAGGCGGGCAAGGAGCGAGCGCGCGCCTGCTGGTGCTTGGAGGCAGTGCCCAACGCCTGCAGGCCCTGAAGCAGCAGCTCCAGTCGAGGCATCCGGATTGGGATGCTTTTGTCACCTTCACCGGAATGGTGCCCGACGTGGAGAAATACCTCTCGTCTGCGGATGGATTTTTGTTCCCGTCCTATTCAGAAGCCTTTGCCCTCGTGGAGGTGGAAGCAGCAGCCTGTGGGCTGCCCCTCTTCCTCACGCCACATCATGGCAGTGAGATGATCCTGGAAGACGGTGTGAATGGAAGAAGGGTCGAGTTTGATGCGGTCCGCATTGCTGATGTCCTGGAGGAATACGTGACCGGTGCATGGCAGCCGGAGCGTGGGGTGCACCTCAAGCATGCGCTCGATGGTGCGGCGTATGCGGAGCGATTCGCGGCGGAGCTGGCACTGGCACTGCCGGATGGTTCCAGGGCGCGGTTGAGCAGTCCGAATCTGCGCGGTGCACTCCACGCCGGGTCCAAGGAAGAAACTGCGTCCCCACACTTGTGA
- a CDS encoding class I SAM-dependent methyltransferase, which yields MSVRSILRRVLYTSNTIRYRVEWPRLREAFQQIGKVGTLFDGGCGSGEFARRVLDEGLCEKVIGLEYDDNNYRELQANLGWRPEVQTMQASLLEIPLADASVDMVMSTQVIEHIADHEGVARELVRILKPGGHALITVPHPPEPFPNDDHVRKGYTDADLLALFEPLGLKPLRTDYFLTRNTTDRMKQAWKLPARGVFLPVAWVDQETTCSLDERKSCDPFGILMLFQKKA from the coding sequence ATGTCCGTACGATCCATCCTTCGCCGGGTGCTCTACACCTCGAATACCATCCGCTATCGTGTGGAGTGGCCCCGCTTGCGTGAGGCCTTCCAGCAGATCGGCAAAGTAGGAACCCTTTTCGATGGAGGTTGCGGTTCCGGCGAATTCGCGCGTCGCGTGCTGGATGAGGGACTTTGCGAAAAGGTGATTGGCCTTGAGTACGACGACAACAACTACCGTGAGTTGCAAGCCAACCTGGGCTGGCGCCCGGAAGTGCAGACCATGCAGGCTTCTTTGCTCGAGATTCCACTGGCTGATGCCAGCGTGGATATGGTGATGAGTACCCAGGTGATTGAGCACATTGCCGATCACGAAGGTGTGGCCCGGGAACTGGTGCGCATCCTCAAGCCAGGTGGCCATGCACTCATCACCGTGCCGCATCCTCCGGAGCCCTTTCCCAATGATGACCATGTGCGCAAGGGATATACCGATGCGGATCTGCTGGCACTCTTTGAGCCGCTAGGCCTGAAACCGCTGCGCACCGACTACTTCCTGACGAGGAATACCACGGATCGCATGAAGCAGGCGTGGAAGCTGCCGGCTCGTGGCGTCTTCCTTCCCGTGGCTTGGGTGGACCAAGAGACCACGTGTTCGCTGGATGAACGGAAGTCCTGCGATCCCTTCGGCATTCTGATGCTCTTCCAGAAGAAGGCATGA
- a CDS encoding flippase, which yields MSEGNVIAEADLPRPRRNWLVLKNMGWMTFQKVFVIIIGVVTTGWVARKLGPEQVGVLATAQAMVMYFGVVGMGVDMGVFTKRLLERPEQESGIMGGTVALLAVTGLLSWLALAAFLWTADVGADVVKFATLVFGLKLLFSFPTVISGWFQSRQKLQYMVIPNTAGSLGSRLWQFVFAGIGAGVVWVAAAEAVGLLIIVTWYVILYFKCGESLKSWKVDWRAGWEVLRDSLPLMINAALMALMSRMDVLMLRAYHGEATAGYFSAAIMFTESLFFLNTLLSVPLLPVLVMLRKNDPERYTRARLAYAKLSGALGWLCAAGLSLGSSIAVGVVYGPEYAASISVLAVHALLLVPCYLGGAGSCFLTLENLLKWQPMFLLLGFATNFGLNLMLIPRFGAQGAAWASVCGVTMSCVVAPLIFGRTRVIGKTLVQALVYPVPNVRELPMQGK from the coding sequence ATGAGTGAAGGAAATGTCATCGCGGAGGCGGACCTTCCGCGTCCCCGCAGAAACTGGCTGGTCCTGAAAAACATGGGCTGGATGACCTTTCAGAAGGTCTTCGTGATCATCATTGGCGTCGTCACGACCGGCTGGGTGGCACGCAAGCTGGGACCCGAGCAAGTCGGTGTGCTGGCTACCGCGCAGGCGATGGTGATGTACTTCGGCGTGGTGGGCATGGGCGTGGACATGGGTGTCTTCACCAAACGATTGCTGGAGCGTCCCGAACAGGAGTCGGGCATCATGGGCGGCACGGTGGCATTGCTTGCGGTTACCGGTCTCCTGAGCTGGCTGGCGCTCGCGGCTTTCCTCTGGACGGCGGATGTTGGAGCGGACGTGGTGAAGTTTGCCACGCTGGTCTTCGGCCTAAAGCTGCTCTTTAGTTTTCCGACGGTAATCTCCGGTTGGTTCCAGTCCCGGCAAAAGTTGCAGTACATGGTGATTCCCAATACTGCAGGTTCGCTGGGTTCACGGTTGTGGCAGTTTGTCTTCGCCGGAATCGGTGCTGGTGTGGTGTGGGTGGCGGCAGCCGAGGCCGTGGGATTGCTCATCATCGTGACGTGGTACGTCATCCTCTACTTCAAGTGTGGTGAGTCGCTGAAGAGCTGGAAAGTGGACTGGCGTGCTGGCTGGGAGGTGCTGCGTGATTCGCTCCCGCTCATGATCAATGCTGCGCTCATGGCGCTGATGTCCCGCATGGATGTGCTCATGCTCCGCGCGTATCACGGCGAAGCGACTGCAGGCTATTTCAGTGCGGCCATCATGTTCACGGAAAGCCTCTTCTTCCTGAATACTTTGCTATCAGTTCCCCTGCTCCCTGTGCTGGTGATGCTGCGCAAGAATGATCCCGAGCGCTACACGAGGGCACGCCTGGCCTACGCGAAGCTCAGTGGAGCCCTGGGCTGGTTGTGCGCTGCTGGACTCTCTCTTGGCAGCAGCATTGCCGTGGGTGTTGTGTATGGCCCGGAGTACGCGGCGAGCATTTCCGTGCTGGCAGTACACGCGCTGCTGCTCGTGCCTTGCTATCTCGGCGGCGCAGGCTCGTGCTTCCTGACGTTGGAGAATTTGCTGAAGTGGCAGCCGATGTTCCTGTTGCTGGGTTTCGCCACCAACTTTGGATTGAACCTGATGCTGATTCCCAGGTTCGGCGCCCAGGGCGCTGCGTGGGCCAGTGTGTGTGGCGTCACCATGTCATGCGTGGTCGCTCCACTCATCTTCGGCAGGACGCGTGTGATTGGAAAGACGCTCGTGCAGGCACTGGTGTATCCCGTGCCAAATGTGAGAGAACTCCCCATGCAGGGGAAATAA
- a CDS encoding 3-deoxy-7-phosphoheptulonate synthase: MSEKHRTDDLRIEDISDLVPPSVFMKQLALDAAGEDFVTRSRQINQDIMMGRDDRLLVVVGPCSIHDSKSALEYAGLLKEARGKYSADLELVMRVYFEKPRTTVGWKGFINDPNLDESFDINTGLREARRLLVQIAAMGVPAGTEFLDVITPQYIADVVSWGAIGARTTESQVHRQLASGLSMPVGFKNGTDGNIQIALDAIAAAAGAHVFLSVTKHGTAAIVQTRGNDACHVILRGGKASPNYDAASVANAVEQLRSRGLPPHLMVDCSHGNSLKDYRRQPLVASDVAGQLVNGSTGITGVMIESHLCEGQQSVKPGQELKYGQSITDACVSWETTLGVFDELAAAVRARRAKFASA, translated from the coding sequence ATGAGCGAAAAACACCGCACGGACGATCTGCGCATCGAGGACATCAGCGACCTCGTGCCTCCCTCTGTTTTCATGAAGCAACTGGCGCTGGACGCCGCTGGTGAAGACTTTGTGACGCGCTCCCGTCAGATCAATCAAGACATCATGATGGGGCGTGACGATCGGCTGCTGGTGGTGGTGGGGCCTTGCTCCATTCACGACTCGAAGTCCGCCCTGGAATACGCGGGCCTGCTGAAGGAAGCGCGCGGCAAGTACTCCGCCGATCTTGAACTTGTGATGCGCGTCTATTTTGAGAAGCCGCGGACCACCGTGGGGTGGAAGGGTTTCATCAATGATCCGAATCTCGATGAGAGTTTCGACATCAATACGGGTCTGCGTGAAGCACGCCGTCTGCTGGTGCAAATCGCAGCTATGGGAGTGCCGGCGGGGACGGAGTTTCTGGATGTGATCACGCCGCAGTACATTGCGGACGTGGTGTCTTGGGGCGCGATTGGCGCCCGCACAACGGAGAGTCAGGTGCACCGCCAGCTGGCGAGCGGCCTCTCCATGCCGGTGGGATTCAAGAACGGCACGGATGGCAATATCCAGATCGCCCTCGATGCCATCGCCGCTGCGGCAGGCGCACATGTATTCCTTTCCGTGACGAAACATGGCACGGCAGCCATTGTGCAAACTCGTGGCAATGATGCGTGCCATGTGATTTTGCGTGGTGGCAAGGCTTCCCCAAACTACGATGCGGCCAGCGTCGCAAACGCGGTGGAGCAACTGCGCTCCCGCGGTCTGCCCCCGCACCTCATGGTGGATTGCAGCCACGGCAACAGCCTCAAGGACTATCGCCGCCAGCCCCTCGTGGCCAGTGACGTGGCGGGCCAGCTTGTGAATGGAAGCACCGGCATTACCGGCGTGATGATCGAAAGCCATCTGTGCGAAGGACAGCAGAGCGTGAAGCCAGGCCAGGAACTCAAGTACGGCCAAAGCATCACAGACGCCTGTGTTTCCTGGGAAACGACGTTGGGCGTATTCGATGAGCTGGCTGCAGCAGTGCGCGCGCGTCGCGCAAAATTTGCCAGCGCGTAG
- a CDS encoding glycosyltransferase family 4 protein — protein MTKARGTFFKPLYEALAKAQPNPWRTMLLWPTSEKGEHPEEAVTPRGENIDICMAASTRRRMDTSDAALEGKKGKYDTYLPSREAWRMLKEQDVRAVLIHEFSPFTLQGLIYAKYRRIPVIVSTEVGKRNAHYFHARTRWWHGFWSKLVDGVVACCPAAHESLSGGHGPTFPAYHAVDSRLYTPMERERASNEPVVFAYLGQLIKRKGLDLLLTAAAQLKAGGVGNFKLRFVGGGDESWLRQTIDQHGLGHHCELTGFLTGQAIRNAVGSADVFVLPTRQDTYAAVVHEAACLGLPLLISKHAGAAEALVVDGVNGFTFDPDDAIGTAALLMKLMREEIRAPMRVAARATGESFSAHVRGAELWRWMNRVLPIGVNAEAELELKHEMIRG, from the coding sequence GTGACGAAAGCACGGGGCACCTTCTTCAAGCCTCTTTATGAGGCGCTGGCCAAGGCGCAGCCCAACCCGTGGCGTACCATGCTGCTGTGGCCCACCAGTGAAAAGGGAGAGCATCCTGAGGAAGCGGTGACGCCGCGTGGTGAGAACATCGACATTTGCATGGCTGCAAGCACGCGGCGGCGCATGGATACCTCAGACGCGGCGCTCGAGGGAAAAAAAGGGAAGTATGACACTTATCTTCCCTCACGAGAGGCCTGGCGCATGCTGAAGGAGCAGGATGTGCGCGCAGTGCTGATTCATGAGTTCTCGCCCTTCACCCTGCAGGGACTCATCTATGCGAAATACCGCCGGATTCCCGTCATCGTTTCGACCGAAGTGGGCAAACGCAATGCGCACTATTTCCACGCACGCACACGCTGGTGGCATGGATTCTGGAGCAAACTGGTGGACGGTGTCGTGGCCTGCTGCCCCGCAGCGCACGAATCCCTGAGCGGCGGACACGGACCCACGTTCCCGGCCTATCACGCGGTGGACAGCCGCTTGTACACACCGATGGAACGCGAGCGTGCAAGCAATGAGCCAGTGGTGTTTGCGTATCTGGGACAACTCATCAAGCGCAAGGGGCTTGACCTTCTTCTCACCGCGGCGGCCCAGTTAAAGGCGGGTGGGGTAGGCAATTTCAAGTTGCGCTTTGTTGGCGGTGGTGATGAATCCTGGCTGCGGCAGACGATTGATCAACATGGTCTGGGGCATCACTGCGAGCTTACAGGCTTTCTCACGGGACAGGCCATTCGAAATGCGGTGGGTTCGGCGGATGTCTTTGTGTTGCCTACACGTCAGGATACCTATGCAGCCGTGGTGCATGAAGCTGCCTGCCTGGGGCTGCCACTTCTCATCAGCAAGCACGCCGGTGCGGCCGAAGCGCTCGTGGTGGATGGAGTGAATGGATTCACTTTTGATCCCGATGATGCCATCGGTACGGCTGCACTGCTCATGAAACTCATGCGCGAGGAAATCCGCGCTCCCATGCGGGTGGCGGCACGAGCCACGGGTGAGTCCTTCAGCGCTCATGTGCGTGGAGCCGAACTCTGGCGCTGGATGAACAGGGTATTGCCCATCGGTGTGAACGCCGAGGCAGAGCTGGAACTGAAACACGAAATGATTCGAGGATGA
- a CDS encoding glycosyltransferase family 4 protein gives MSARGTEARVAWYPALPAEGWASMDRYWAELARCESGWHHAGGSGDRMKAAAPPWLGGPPARSAAAGRIQRAMHKHFIYPWRAGQEKAEVAHVLDHSYAHLIPHLKKGCRSVVATVFDLVPLQLADGLTPVQIERFRRTVMHLREADHLISISQETKDRLHEILGIDPSRVTVAVPGMDFARFQKQVPQDNEVAQRVRALPKILFSVGSAISRKNLGSLPGIFEHFRDEFRERRCVFVRAGERLPAELKARIEEVVGPEGFVELGPTYGDDLIAAYQSAHVFLFPSTLEGLTFTIPEAMAAGAAVVTNRSTANPEAAGDAALFYNEGDSAEAARLIMSLLKDGSLHAEMCAKGRERARAMTWERHYQTVRKVYSMVAGRAA, from the coding sequence ATGAGTGCTCGTGGCACAGAAGCACGCGTTGCCTGGTATCCCGCATTGCCTGCGGAGGGTTGGGCTTCGATGGATCGTTACTGGGCAGAGCTGGCCCGCTGCGAGTCAGGATGGCATCACGCTGGTGGCAGTGGGGACCGGATGAAGGCTGCGGCACCTCCATGGCTGGGCGGACCACCCGCTCGCAGTGCCGCTGCGGGGCGCATTCAGCGGGCGATGCACAAGCATTTCATCTACCCGTGGCGCGCAGGTCAGGAAAAGGCGGAGGTGGCCCATGTGCTGGATCACAGCTATGCCCACTTGATTCCTCACCTCAAGAAGGGGTGCCGCAGCGTGGTGGCCACCGTGTTTGACCTGGTCCCTCTGCAACTCGCGGACGGTTTGACTCCGGTGCAAATTGAGCGCTTCCGTCGTACCGTGATGCATTTGCGCGAAGCGGATCATCTCATTTCGATTTCTCAGGAGACGAAGGACCGTCTGCATGAGATTCTTGGCATCGACCCCTCGCGTGTGACGGTGGCTGTGCCGGGCATGGATTTCGCAAGGTTCCAGAAGCAGGTGCCGCAAGACAATGAGGTGGCACAACGGGTGCGCGCACTGCCGAAGATCCTCTTTAGTGTGGGCTCGGCCATCTCTCGAAAGAACCTTGGTTCACTCCCCGGCATCTTTGAGCACTTCCGCGATGAGTTTCGTGAGCGTCGTTGTGTGTTTGTCCGTGCGGGCGAGCGGTTGCCAGCAGAACTGAAGGCGCGGATTGAAGAGGTGGTGGGACCTGAAGGGTTTGTGGAGTTGGGACCCACATACGGAGATGACCTCATCGCGGCTTATCAGAGCGCGCATGTGTTCCTGTTTCCCTCCACGCTGGAAGGATTGACTTTCACCATCCCTGAAGCCATGGCCGCCGGCGCGGCAGTGGTGACGAACCGGAGCACTGCAAATCCGGAAGCGGCGGGCGATGCTGCGCTCTTCTACAATGAAGGCGATTCCGCCGAGGCTGCGCGTTTGATCATGTCCCTGCTGAAGGATGGCTCTTTGCACGCTGAGATGTGTGCGAAGGGTCGTGAACGGGCGCGTGCCATGACCTGGGAGCGTCACTATCAGACCGTGCGCAAAGTGTACAGCATGGTGGCTGGCAGAGCTGCGTGA
- the rfaE1 gene encoding D-glycero-beta-D-manno-heptose-7-phosphate kinase, translating to MKPADLETFSSRRILVVGDVMLDHFVRGNVRRISPEAPVPVVEVSEESFNPGGAANVACNIAAFTKSVFLMGRIGQDIQGQQLKQLLQEEGVSAEPMLVSDTIRTISKSRVVARQQQIVRVDREKLVKLTDEELSEVEEKLRALADKLDAIILEDYGKGFVTAPLMEVVTRVAREKNLLVTVDPSPRNPLPWSGVHLVKPNRLEAFAAAGIEDSHLPVPPEQNEELQRVGSTLLERWSTDMVLVTLGEQGMMLFQRGSEPHHIPTRAREVYDVSGAGDTAIAVLTLALASGMSPEAAADVANHASGIVVGKLGTACVTPAELLAAFEE from the coding sequence GTGAAGCCTGCCGACCTCGAAACCTTCTCCTCACGCCGCATCCTCGTGGTTGGAGATGTGATGCTGGATCATTTTGTGCGGGGGAACGTCAGACGCATCTCTCCTGAAGCTCCGGTGCCGGTGGTGGAGGTGTCCGAGGAATCCTTTAACCCCGGTGGTGCGGCGAATGTGGCCTGCAACATCGCGGCCTTCACGAAGTCGGTATTCCTGATGGGCAGGATTGGCCAGGACATCCAGGGCCAGCAACTCAAGCAACTGCTGCAGGAAGAAGGGGTAAGTGCCGAACCCATGCTGGTGAGTGACACCATCCGGACGATCTCCAAATCACGCGTGGTGGCGAGGCAGCAACAGATTGTTCGCGTTGATCGTGAGAAGCTCGTGAAGCTGACGGATGAAGAGCTGAGCGAGGTGGAGGAGAAACTCCGCGCTCTGGCAGACAAGCTGGATGCCATCATTCTGGAGGATTATGGCAAGGGCTTCGTCACCGCGCCCCTGATGGAAGTGGTGACCCGTGTGGCCAGAGAAAAGAATCTGCTGGTGACCGTGGATCCGTCGCCGCGCAATCCGCTTCCCTGGAGTGGTGTGCATCTCGTGAAGCCGAATCGCCTGGAGGCATTCGCCGCAGCGGGCATTGAGGACAGCCATTTGCCGGTGCCGCCGGAGCAGAATGAAGAATTGCAGCGCGTGGGCAGCACCTTGCTGGAGCGCTGGAGCACGGACATGGTGCTGGTGACTCTCGGCGAGCAAGGCATGATGCTTTTCCAGCGAGGCAGCGAGCCACACCACATTCCCACGCGTGCACGCGAAGTCTATGATGTGAGTGGCGCGGGGGATACGGCCATTGCTGTGCTGACGCTGGCGCTTGCTTCGGGCATGAGCCCTGAGGCCGCTGCGGATGTCGCAAATCATGCCAGTGGCATTGTGGTGGGCAAGCTGGGCACCGCCTGTGTGACGCCTGCCGAACTCCTGGCCGCATTCGAAGAGTGA
- a CDS encoding D-sedoheptulose 7-phosphate isomerase: MSNAASLIETHLTEHHAAVQRLSGFVPFIEDLAGRMVECLKAGGKVLFFGNGGSAADAQHLAAELVVRYRVNRRALAGIALTTDTSILTAGGNDFGFDSIYARQVEALGCKGDVVIGISTSGNSANVVNGLVEAKKQGCLAVAFTAEGGGRCAEVADLCFRAPSPVTARAQECHLLVGHILCDWVEKAFAS; encoded by the coding sequence ATGAGCAACGCTGCCTCATTGATCGAAACCCATCTCACGGAGCACCACGCTGCGGTGCAGCGTCTCTCGGGATTCGTGCCATTCATCGAGGACCTGGCCGGCCGCATGGTGGAGTGCTTGAAGGCCGGTGGGAAGGTGTTGTTCTTCGGCAATGGAGGCAGTGCCGCGGATGCCCAGCATCTGGCAGCGGAACTCGTGGTGCGATATCGCGTGAATCGCAGGGCACTGGCTGGCATCGCGCTCACCACGGACACCAGCATCCTCACTGCGGGAGGCAATGACTTTGGGTTCGACAGCATTTACGCACGGCAGGTGGAGGCACTGGGCTGCAAAGGAGATGTGGTCATTGGCATCAGTACCTCCGGCAACAGCGCCAATGTGGTGAATGGTCTGGTCGAAGCAAAGAAGCAGGGCTGCCTCGCTGTTGCTTTCACTGCTGAGGGTGGAGGCCGTTGCGCCGAGGTTGCGGACCTTTGTTTCCGTGCGCCATCACCTGTCACGGCGCGCGCACAAGAATGCCATCTCCTCGTGGGTCACATCCTTTGTGACTGGGTGGAGAAGGCCTTTGCGTCCTGA